TGGGTAATGATTTATGCGTTTGTTGCTGGAGTGGGCGCATTTCTTTCTCTGTTAGCTGGTTCTGCAGCTGGGCTTCAGTCCTTTAAAGACCTTTTGCCTGCATGTATATTAGTGCCCATTTTAGTTATTTTTACTAAAAACAAAAAACAGTTACTTATCTTGTTTCGATTATTGATTTTACTTGGAATTATTAGTGCAGGTTTAGGCGTTATGCAAGGGTTACTAGGCTGGCCCTATATTATTGATGTGGATGTTAGCAAATTAGGAAAAATGAGTCTTGATGGTTCAATTTTAAAAACTAATATTGCAGTAGGTTTTTTTCGTCATCCAAATGCTCTTGGATTATATTTAGTTGCACCTGTATGTGCACTTGCGGTTTTAACTATTTATGTAAAGAAACATATAGCTAAATTTTTTTGCTTAATGGGGCTGTGTTTGTTTTTTGTCACTTATTATTACGCTCAAGCCAAGGGGGCATTTTTATGGAGCTTAATTGGTGTGTTTTGTAGTTTTTTATATATTGTGAAAGGGCAAAAAGCTGGGCGATTAATTGTTATTTTAATACCTATTATAATTTTTTCCATGGCATATATTTCTTTAAATTCAAAAGAACAAACGTTATCAACAATGGAAACTAGGTATCAGCTATGGCAGTCTGCATTTTATATATTTTCTAATGAAGGATTGAAGTTTTTTATTGGATCAATGCAAAGAGATATGTTAATGGCTAGTAATATCTTTACGTTTGGGAAGTTTATATACCCCAATGCTCATAATACATACTTAAATATAATAATAAATTATGGTTTTTTCTCTTTAATAGCTTTTTTATTTGCATCTGTTTTGATTTTAATTGGTGATAGTGATATATCTGATGACAAAGAGCTCAATTATGTTGTTTGTGGTGTTAAAGGAGGCATAATTGGCTTGCTGGGAATTTATTTTTTTGAGCCTGCAGCAGAAGGGGTTTTGACGCAATCTCAATTTTTCTCATTATTTGGTCTTATTTATATAGCAAGAAAAATAAGAGGGAGATTATAGTGAAAAATGTTGCAATTTATAGAACGGTAATGCCAATTGTGTCTGAATCTTTCATAATAGAGCAAGCTCGTTCGTTAATAAAGTATTCTCCAATTTATGTTTGTAGGGATTTGAATTCCCCCATTGCAGCTGACTCTCTTTCAATTGATTCCAATTCTAAATTATCTAGAGTTAAGTATACACTTTGCAGAACATCAAACACCTTTGTGCGTGGATTAGGAAAAAAAAAATTATCCCTTATACATGCTCATTTTTTACCTGATGCGGTAATGATTATGCCAACGGCTAAAAAATTAGGTTTGCCATTAATTGCAACTAGCCATGGTTTTGATACTCAAATGAGCCGCTGGTCTCAGTTTAAAACCCTGCGGCCAACTAATGTTCAATTTCTATTGCATGAACAATATTTATATAAAAATGCAGATGCTTTTATTGCAGTATCTAATTTTATGCGTAACAAAATGATAGCTAGGGGTATTCCTAGCGATAAAATATTTACCCATTACATTGGGATTGATACAAAAAAATTTGCCCCTAGCAAGCAGCAAAGTAAATTTATTTTAAATGTTTCACGTCATGTTTCATGGAAAGGCGTAGAGGTTTTACTTAAGGCTTTTGCTCAAGTTCCTGCAAGTTTAGGCTGGAAATTGCTTCAAGTTGGGGCAGGATATGAAACAATAATGTTAAAAAAACTGGCTACTGAATTAGCTGTCGATGATCGAGTGGAGTGGTTAGGGGCGCAACCGCATGATGTTGTGCAGCGTTTAATGCAAGAGTGTAGCTGCTATGTGCAAGCAAGCTTACCTGATAAAAATGGGCAAACTGAAGCGTTTGGCATGGTTTTACTTGAGGCGGCGGCTTCAGGTGTTCCAGTGTTAGTTAGTAGGAGTGGTGGAATGCCCGAGGGCGTAATTGACAATGAAACAGGATATTTGTTTGAGCCTGGAAATTTCAATGAACTGGCTGAAAAGTTAAATTATGTATTGGCACAGTCAAATGAGTGGAGAAAAACAATGGGGCTAGCAGGGAGGGCATTTGCACAAAGCTTAGATATCCGGAGTCAGACACTGCTTTTAGAGAATATTTATGACCAAGTTATTGCAAATCATGCAAGCAACTAGATTATTCGTCCTGCTATTGTTCTCCATATTATTCCTGCAGTCGGCCGTTGCCGTTGATGAGCAGTTGATGTTAAAGAAAAGCAATGCGGCTTCTTTATTAGCGATGCCTGTCAATAAAGTGTCGGCCAGATTAGTGCAAGAGATTTCAAGCGAATACTTTGGCATGCATGTACATAGGCCTGATCTGAATAAGAGCTGGCCACTTTCCAATGTACATAGTTGGCGATTATGGGATATATATGCGGGCTGGAAAGATATTGAGCCAAAAAATGGTCAATTTGATTTTGTTAAGCTTGATGCAATTGTTGAATTTAGTAAAAAAAATAATATTAGTTTGTTATTGCCATTAGGAGTTACGCCAGAGTGGGCTTCAAGCCGGCCTAGAGAAAAATGTGCGTATGGTTTTGGCTGTGCAGCTGAACCTACGGATATGATGCATTGGCGTCGATATATTAAAACCGTTGCTAATCGTTATAATGGCGTTATATTTGATTATGAGCTACTTAATGAAGTGAATTTAGAGCCTTTTTGGTCTGGTAGCCTTGATGCGCTTTTGGAAATGCAAAAAATTGCGTATGTGGAATTAAAAGCAATTAATCAAAAAAATCGCTTAATTGGCCCAAGCATGACAGGAAATTCAGAAAGTGAATTATCCAAATGGGATAAGTATTTGGCGATGGGGGCGGGGGAATATCTAGATATTGTCTCTTATCATTTATACGTGCCAACTTCTGATCCAGAAGTAGCCTATGGCTTGGTTGAACGTCTGTATCAGATAATGGCTAGACACAATTTAAAAAATAAGCCTTTATGGAATACGGAGTCGGGCTGGCTTATTGAAAATTTATTAGGCCCAGAGATTACTAATTCATATAGTGCAGAGTGGCTGCGGCTTGACCAAGGAAATGCTATTGCAATAGTACTACGTGCAAATATTCTAGCTTTAACGCAGGGCGTGTCGCGGTTTTATTGGTATTCATACGACCACGCCGAAATGGGTTTATCTGAGCCAAAAAGTAAGCATAAAAAAGCGGCTGCATTCGCGTATCAGAATCTTGCTTTACAACTTATGGGTAGTAAAGCGCAGGGATGCAGTATTGATCGCTCTGTGGTTTGGATATGTAAATTTACGAATAGCACTAATTTAGCTTTGTTTTATGTTTGGACTACGGATGAAAGCGTTAATAAAATTTCACGTTCGAAGATAGGAGAAGTCGAAAACAAAACGACGTTTCCACTGGGCGAGAGTGTGCCAATAGTTGGAGAAGATATAACTATTTCCAAAATACCTATATTGCTTAAATAATATTTTGTAAGTTATTTTTGATTACTAAATGAGTTGTGTCATTGAATGTACAATACATTGTTGTGTTTTATGGTTAAATGGAATAAGGTAGTTTTTATATAAAGATACTGTGTTTTACTAAGATTAGGTTGATTTATGATGACTTTAAATTTCTGCAGTGATGGCTAGCCTCAATATTTTCGATTTGCTATGTAAGTGTGGCTTTAAAGCTACTTTCTTTATCCCTATTGAGCAAGGGAGGGCAAGGAGGTTTTAAGTGCTTTGAAAATTTAGTTGTTGGATGAAACTTTTGAAATTACGGGTAGTAAGATTGCTCTGTAAAATATGATTGGGCATATTATTAATAAGTTTTGCTATATGTGTGGTAAGTATGTTGCAAAATTAATTGATGTAGTTAAACGCGCAGAGTTTTCTTACACAATAACCGTAAAAACACTCCATTTTATTTGGGGAATTTCGTTGGGCTACGCCAGCTTTTTTATTTATATAAAAAATAGCTTGAGCGATTTAGTGATAACGATGCCGTATTCCATATTTTGATGTGAGCTCACCGCATTCAAATAGATAAAAATTCGTTAATTTGTGTTAAATTAGCGAATGAAGTCACTTGGCGCTTATTTAACTTGAAATTAATTATGACTAAAAATGACATTAACTCCTTATTAATTCCTACTGTGGTTTTTGTGCAAAGGCGCTTACCGCATTATCGATTGCCTTTTTTTGAAGCTTTGCGCCAGGAGCTTGAAATGAGGGGGTGTAAGTTTAGATTATTACACGGCATGCCCAATAAGCACGAATTAAGTAAGAATGACTCTGGCGAATTGCCATGGGCTGAGAAAATACCTACTCATTATTTTTTCTCAGGCAGAATTTGCTGGCAGCCTTTTGCTGGCAGAATTAAGGATGCTGATTTAGTTATTTGTAGCCATGAAAATAAACTTATTTTTAATTTAATTGTTCAATACTATTACACATCTATTCGTATGGCATTATTTGGGCATGGCGCAAATCTTCAAGGTAATCCAAAGAGCTGGAGTGAAACGGTTAAACGTTTTTTTGCTAAAAGAGCGGATTGGTGGTTTGGCTATACGGCCATGAGTTTGCCATTAATTAAGCGTTTTTCTTTCCCATCTAATCGCATTACGATTGCTAACAACTCAATTGATACGCAGAAAATGTCAGAACTTTTTGATGATATTCATGATGATGAAAAAGTATTGATTAGAGCTCGCTTAAATATTAAGACACAGAATGTCGGTATTTTTATTGGTTCGTTTTATGATGAAAAGCGTATTGATTTTATGCTGGCTGCTCTGCTTGCCATAAAAAAGGCTACTCCTGATTTTGAAATGCTCATTGTAGGTGATGGTGTGCAGCGCGATTTGGTCATTCAATTTTGCAAAGAGTACCCTTGGGCTAGATATATGGGGGTGTGCAAAGGAAAAGCAAAAGTAGATTTATTAGCGGTTTCTTCTGTAATGATCAACCCTGGCTTAGTTGGGCTGGGTGTTTTAGATTCATTTGTATGTGCTGTTCCAATGTTAACCACGCATTGTGGCTTGCATAGCCCTGAAATTGCGTATGTTAGTAATGGGAATAATGGTGTTATAACCGGCAATACTTTAGAAGAATATACCGCTGCAGTGATAAGGTTGCTTCATGATGAGCAAGCACTAAAGGAAATGCAGTTGGCTTGCTTAGCAAGCGCTAAAGAATATAGCGTCGAAAATATGGCTAGAAATTTTGCGGAAGGAATTATGCAATGCCTTTCTCAGCCTATTTATCGAGGTAGCAGATAATGATAAGTGTATTAATGGTGCATAATGCTTATCAACAAACTGGGGGGGAAGACTCTGTTGTTGCCAATGAAATATCGTTGCTAAAAAAACATGGCCACGATGTTGAAGTTTATTTTCGCCATAATGATGAGATTGCTAACCAATCCAAATTATCATTATTAACACAAACCATGTGGTCTAAAAAAACATACAGTGAATCTTTAGATCTCTTAAAAAAAATTAAGCCTGATATTATTCATGTGCATAATACTTTTCCGTTAGTTTCCCCTTCTTTATATTGGGCTGCGCAAAAATTAAATGTACCTCTGGTGCAAACACTACATAATTTTCGTTTGTTATGCCCTCAAGCTACTTTTTTACGCAATGGTCGTGTTTGTGATGATTGCGTAGGAAAAGTGCCGTGGCGAGGTGTGATGCATCGTTGCTATCGGGGATCTCTTGTTCAAACTGCTGTTTTATCTGGAATGCTAACAATTCATCGTTCTTTAAGTACATATAAAAATAGAGTGGATCGTTATATTGCCTTAAATGAATTTTGTAAAAATAAATATATTCAAGGTGGAATTCCTAGC
This genomic interval from Iodobacter fluviatilis contains the following:
- a CDS encoding glycosyltransferase — translated: MKNVAIYRTVMPIVSESFIIEQARSLIKYSPIYVCRDLNSPIAADSLSIDSNSKLSRVKYTLCRTSNTFVRGLGKKKLSLIHAHFLPDAVMIMPTAKKLGLPLIATSHGFDTQMSRWSQFKTLRPTNVQFLLHEQYLYKNADAFIAVSNFMRNKMIARGIPSDKIFTHYIGIDTKKFAPSKQQSKFILNVSRHVSWKGVEVLLKAFAQVPASLGWKLLQVGAGYETIMLKKLATELAVDDRVEWLGAQPHDVVQRLMQECSCYVQASLPDKNGQTEAFGMVLLEAAASGVPVLVSRSGGMPEGVIDNETGYLFEPGNFNELAEKLNYVLAQSNEWRKTMGLAGRAFAQSLDIRSQTLLLENIYDQVIANHASN
- a CDS encoding GH39 family glycosyl hydrolase, producing the protein MTKLLQIMQATRLFVLLLFSILFLQSAVAVDEQLMLKKSNAASLLAMPVNKVSARLVQEISSEYFGMHVHRPDLNKSWPLSNVHSWRLWDIYAGWKDIEPKNGQFDFVKLDAIVEFSKKNNISLLLPLGVTPEWASSRPREKCAYGFGCAAEPTDMMHWRRYIKTVANRYNGVIFDYELLNEVNLEPFWSGSLDALLEMQKIAYVELKAINQKNRLIGPSMTGNSESELSKWDKYLAMGAGEYLDIVSYHLYVPTSDPEVAYGLVERLYQIMARHNLKNKPLWNTESGWLIENLLGPEITNSYSAEWLRLDQGNAIAIVLRANILALTQGVSRFYWYSYDHAEMGLSEPKSKHKKAAAFAYQNLALQLMGSKAQGCSIDRSVVWICKFTNSTNLALFYVWTTDESVNKISRSKIGEVENKTTFPLGESVPIVGEDITISKIPILLK
- a CDS encoding glycosyltransferase family 4 protein, yielding MTKNDINSLLIPTVVFVQRRLPHYRLPFFEALRQELEMRGCKFRLLHGMPNKHELSKNDSGELPWAEKIPTHYFFSGRICWQPFAGRIKDADLVICSHENKLIFNLIVQYYYTSIRMALFGHGANLQGNPKSWSETVKRFFAKRADWWFGYTAMSLPLIKRFSFPSNRITIANNSIDTQKMSELFDDIHDDEKVLIRARLNIKTQNVGIFIGSFYDEKRIDFMLAALLAIKKATPDFEMLIVGDGVQRDLVIQFCKEYPWARYMGVCKGKAKVDLLAVSSVMINPGLVGLGVLDSFVCAVPMLTTHCGLHSPEIAYVSNGNNGVITGNTLEEYTAAVIRLLHDEQALKEMQLACLASAKEYSVENMARNFAEGIMQCLSQPIYRGSR